GCGAGCGCTTTGCGGTCCTTGTAGTTGGCAAATTCCAGGCTATTGCGGATCAAATGCACGATGCAGGTCTGCACGGTGGCACGGGGGTAGACCGCAGCGATTGCCTCGGGCAAACCCTTCAGACCATCCACCACGGCGATCAGGATGTCCTGACAGCCGCGCGTCTTGAGTTCGTTGAACACCTTGAGCCAGAACTTCGCGCCTTCGGTCTGCTCGATCCAGAGCCCCAGCACGTCGCGCTGGCCGTCGGCCTGGATGCCCAGCGCCAGGTACACGGCCTTATTGCTGACCATGCCGCCGTCGCGAATCTTGACCCGCAGCGCGTCGAAGAACACCACCGGATACATCGTCTCGAGCGGACGACTTTGCCAGGCGAAGGCTTCGGCCATGACTTCGTCGGTCACCGAACTGATGAAATCGGGCGAGACCTCGGTTCCGTAGCTCTCGGCTAGAAAAGCGCGGATCTCACGCACACTCATGCCACGCGCGTACATCGCGATGATGCGCTCGTCGAAGCCGGTAAAACGGCGCTCGTGCTTGGGAATGAGGATCGGCTCGAAGCTGCCGTCCCGGTCGCGTGGGATCTCGACCCGAACCGGGCCGCGGTCGGTCATGACGGTTTTGCCACTGGCGCCGTTGCGTTCGTTGACCTGACCGAGCGGCTTGACCTGGCCGGACGGGTAACCCAGATGCAGATTCATCTCGGCGCCCATCGCCCGTTCGATGATGGCCTTGTTGAATGCCAGCATCAGGTCTTGAACGTCGCCGGGCGACATAGGCCCTTTGACCAGTTGATCCATCAACTCATCTGGCAGTTCAGGCAGCGGCCCGCGGGCCGCTGCCTGAGACGCTGCTGTCCGTTTCTTTTTCATCGGCATATCCATGACCTTGATCCCTCATGATATGCCCCGCCCACGAAATCGCGGATAGGTCCGCCGCCGTCGCCGTGACCACCGTCACCATGGCCGCCGTCACCGTGACCACCATCTCCGTGGCCACCATCTCCATGGCCACCATCTCCATGGCCACCAGCGCCGCCACCATTTCCGCCGTCACCCCCTGCGCCTGTTCCGCCACTGCCACTTCCACCACTGCCACTTCCACCACTGCCAGTCCCACCGCCACCAGCCCCACCAGTCGACCCCGCGCCACCCTTCCCACCGCTACCGGTACTCCCAGCACCAAGTCCCGCCGAGCCGGAGTTAGCCGCACCATTCCCGCCGCTCACCCCGCTCCCGCCATTCCCGCCGTTATTGCCGGCAGCAGCCGCCCCTGCCGACGAAGTCCCGTTGCCGCCTCCGCTTTGCGAGCACGCAGCCGACAGCGATCCCAACCCATCCGCGGCCACGGCGATTCCAACTCCACCCGGCGTCAATACGCCCGCGCTATCCTGCTTGCAGCCAAGTGTGTCGAACGACGAACAATCAATCGGCACCGCTTGCGCAAGCATGATCCTCGCCGGACCGGCAGACGGCGCCGCAGGCACCGCCTGATTTGTCTGCGCACCCGCCATCGACGCATACAAACTCACAGCAACTGCGAATACTGCCCGACGCGTCCCCAGCGCCAGCACGTCCCCGCTTTGCTTTTTCATTTCATTATCCTAACTACTTGCCTTTGAAGACCGGCCTGGATAACGAGTGACTCTCTGTTCACTGTTAAAAATGAAACTTCAACGCCCAATCGTCATTACCTCGCATCACGCTGAAACAGCATGACGTCCGGCATTTCTCGCGCGGATAACCCCGGTCCGATTCAACGTGATTCGAGAAAAACGATTGGCTGTGCACGAACTGATTCTGGAAATGGCACAGCTTGGCCTGATGGACGTTGAAGATGCGGAGCGTCATTCAGTCACCGTGCGCTAACCCACGCAGTGCCACATCGATCGTGTGTTTGTGCTCAATTGCGCTCCTGGACTGTCAAAGATCGTCAATTACTGCTTTTATCAACACACCCGGAAATTCATTCATTTAGATATGCAATCCAAACTATTATCTTTACTGACGCGGGCGTATCTGACCGAATGAATCAAACCGCCATGATCGTTACCATCAGATCACCGGGAAGGAACGCTCTGTGTTTCTCCGAACATAAAGAGCGGCTTGAGGCGGGAGTGAGTGCAATCCCTCAGAAAGCACAACTCAGACTTTTTTACGCCGCGTTACGGTTCCTTGCTTAGTTAGCGAGGCTCCAAAAACGTCAAATCAAACGCAAGCACGCAGTAGCAAACCATCAAGAAAGCGAAATGCCGGCTCTCGCTCTGAGAGACGAACCGGCAAACGCTGCGCCATCCCAAACAGGCGGCCGTCGCGGGCATGGCTGCGGTCGGCCGCCTGTTCGAAACGCCGCTGGGGCGACCCGGACCATCCATCGTGCCGGCAGGAAACGCCTTGGCCACGTCGCTCACATGCGCATCACTGCTCGCGAAAGCATTCAAAGAAGTGTCGCTGCGCAACCACCACGCGACGGCATAACCAACACTTCCCGGCAGTATCTTTTTCCGAAGCATTTCCACCATCCGCACCGTTTGAACCGGCCATTCTCACCGGCGCCTGCCGCGGATGCCTGCCGCGCGAGCCCTCGCGGACAATCGGTAAGAAACGCGGGTTTACCTCTCTTTGACTTCAGAAGGCAGGCTCGTTTACTGGACGCAAGTCAACCTTTCAGAACACTTCCGATTTGCTCTGATCAGCTGAATGGTGTTCTGCAAGCGTCTTCACTATCTCAGGAGATGAGCCATGGTTAATGTGTCCAGCAGCGCCGTCGACGAATTGAAAAGCGCCATCCGGGGCCAGGTTCTGCTGCCCGGCGACCCCACCTTCGAGCAGGCACGCAGCATCTGGAACGCGATGATCGACCGGCATCCGGCAATCATCGTGCGTTGCGCCGGCGTAGCCGACGTTCGCCAGGGCGTGGCCTTCGCACGCGAGAACGGCCTGCCGCTCGCGATTCGCGGCGGCGGCCACAATATTGGCGGCAGCGCTTTGTGCGACGACGGCGTGGTGCTCGACCTGTCGCAGATGAAATCCGTTCGCATCGACCCCACGGCACGGCGCGCCTATGTCGAACCGGGCGCGACGCTGCACGATTTCGACCATGAAGCGCAGGCGTTCGGGCTCGCGACTCCGCTCGGCATCAACTCGACCACAGGCGTGGCGGGCCTAACACTCGGCGGCGGTTTCGGCTGGTTGAGCCGCCGATACGGCATGACGGTGGACAATCTCATTTCCGCCGACGTCGTGACTTCAGAGGGCGAACTCCTCAATGCAAGCGCCGGTTCGCACGAAGACCTGTTCTGGGCCATTCGCGGCGGCGGCGGCAATTTCGGCGTCGTCACGCGATTCGAATTTGCGCTGCATCCGGTCGGACCGCTGGTGTACGGCGGCCTCGTGGTCCTGCCGCTCACCCAGGCGCGCGACGCCCTGCTCAAGTACCGCGCGGCGAACGCCGGCATGCCGGAAGAGCTGAGCGTATGGGCCGTGCTTCGGCTCGCACCGCCGCTGCCATTTCTGCCGCCCGAAGTGCACGGCAAGCCGGTGATCGTGTTCGCGATGTGCTACACCGGCCCCGTCGAAAACGGTCCGTCCGCGGTGGAATTCGTGCGCGCCTTCGGCACGCCGGTCGGCGAACATCTCGGCCCGATGCCGTATATCGCGTGGCAACAGGCGTTTGACCCGTTGCTCACGCCCGGCGCACGCAATTACTGGAAATCGCACAACCTGAGCGAGATCAAGGACGGCCTCATCGATGCGCTGCTCGACGCGATCGACAACCTGCCGTCGCCGCAATGCGAGATTTTCTTCGGACAGATCGGCGCGCAGACCCAGCGCGTGCCCGTCGAAGCCACCGCCTATTCGAGCCGCAACACGCTGTATGCGATGAACGTGCACGGCCGCTGGGACAATGCCAGCGACGACGAGCGCTGCATCACCTGGGCCCGCGCATTCTTCGACGCGGCGGCGCCGTTCGCGCTGGGCAGCGTCTACGTTAATTTCATGACGGAGGAAGAAGGCGGCCGCGTCGCCGAGGCCTATGGGCCGAACTATGAACGGCTGGTAACCGTGAAAAACCGCTACGATCCGCGCAACCTGTTCCGCTGCAACCAGAACATCCGACCATCCGCGTAGTCATAGGAGCTCGGGGGAATGGCGCGCGAATCTCGCGCCATTCCCGGTGCTCGCGGGTCGGGTCCGCCGTGCCCACGCCAACGCGGGGAGCAGGCACGCGAAATGCTGGTTAACAATTGACGTACGGCATGCCCTGCGTCATCAGGATTCGCCTGAACACGAACAACGCAGCCTCCATAACGTACATAACGCATAAGGAAAACAATCATGCGCAGACGACAATTCATCATGACCAGCAGCGCCGCCCTTGCCTCGGTGGGTCTTGGCCTCGCCGGCTGTACGACCACGTCGCCGTCCTCGAGCGCATCGCCTGCCGCCAACGCCGGCAAGCGTGACACCATTAATGCGGGGATCGATTCGACGCTCTCGCGCCTCTACGCGAACGTCACCGGTTCGCGCGAACTGGTGGCGAAGGCGCGTGGCGTGCTGGTGTTCCCGTCCGTGATCTCGGCGGGCTTCTGGGTCGGCGGCCAATACGGCGAAGGGGCGCTACGCGTGGCTGGCCGCACGGCGGGCTATTACAGCACCGTGGCAGGCTCGTTCGGTTTGCAGATCGGCGCGCAATCCAAGGCCCTCGTGTTCCTGTTCATGACGCAAGAGGCGCTCGATAAATTCCTCGGCAGCCAGGGGTGGGCCGCCGGCGCGGACGCCACCGTCGCCGTGCTGAAGGTGGGCGCGAACGGTGCGGTCGACACGTCGACCGCCACCAGCCCGATCGAAGCCTTCGTTCTGACGAATGGCGGCCTGATGGCCGGCGTATCGCTCGAGGGCACCAAAGTCTCGCGCCTGATGATCTAAGCGCGCGCTTTGCCACGCGGCCGCTGGCCGGCTGCGTGGCGTCTTTGCCTCGGCGCGATGCGAAGCCTTTCGCGACGCCGCCCGTTGCTGAACGCATCACCGGCAATCTTGACAACACTGCTGTAAAATCCACGCCTTTCGCCATCCTGCCCGGCCAGTACCACACCTCGGGCTGCGGCGCTCGCCTGTCCAGTGCCGCGCGCCTCGCGTCCATGCGCGCTGCTTGCCCGGACTTCCCTCCTCGCTTAAGATGAACACCGCTCGTCCCACTCACGGCTGGCTTGCCACGTTTGCCGGCATCAAAAGCAATGTCCTCGCCGGACTGACCTCGTCTTTCGCGCTGGTGCCGGAATGCATCGCCTTCGCACTGGTCGCCCACCTCAATCCGTTGATGGGTCTGTACGGCGCCTTCTTCATCTGCACCATCACGGCCGTGTTCGGCGGACGGCCCGGCATGATTTCGGGCGCCGCCGGTTCGATGGCGGTGGTCATCGTGGCGCTCGTCGCGCAACACGGTGCGCAATATCTGCTCGCCACCGTGATCCTCGGCGGCATCCTGATGGTGCTGTTCGGCGCGCTGCGCCTCGGCAAACTGATCCGCATGGTGCCGCATCCGGTGATGCTCGGTTTCGTCAACGGCCTCGCGATCGTCATCGCGACGGCGCAGCTCGCGCACTTCAGGCAGAGCACGCCGCAAGGCGAACAATGGCTGCAGGGCAACGCGTTGCTGATGATGAGCGGACTCGTCGCGCTGACCATGGCGATCGTCTATCTGCTGCCGCGGCTTACGCGCGCGGCGCCGCCCGCTCTGGTGGCGATCGTCGGCGTGGGCCTCTTCACGCAGATGCTGCATCTGCCCACGCGCACGCTCGGCGACATGGCGCACATTGCGGGCGGCCTGCCGGATCTGCGCATGCCGAATGTCCCGCTGAATCTGGAAACGCTGCACGTGGTGCTGCCCTACGCGGTGCTGATGGCGATCGTCGGTTTGCTGGAAACGCTGCTCACGTTCAACCTGAGCGACGAGATCACCGAAACCCGCGGCCAGCCGAACCGCGAATGCCTCGCGCTCGGTGCGGCGAATATCGCCTCGGGTCTGTTCGGCGGCATGGGCGGCTGCGCCATGATCGGCCAGACGATGATCAATCTGAATTCGGGAGGCCGTTCGCGCCTGTCAGGGATCGTGAGCGGCGTGATGATCCTGATGTACATCCTGTTTCTGTCGCCGCTGATCGAGCGCATTCCGCTGGCTGCGCTGGTCGGCGTGATGTTCGTCGTGGCGCAGCAGACTTTCGCTTGGGGCTCGCTACGGGTGCTGGGCAAAGTACCGCGCAACGACGCGCTAGTGATCGTTGCGGTCACCATCATCACCGTGTTTTCCGATCTGGCGATCGCCGTGCTGTGCGGCATCGTCATCGCCGCGCTGAATTTCGCGTGGCAGCATGCCCGCGAAATTCATGCGCATGTCGAAGATCGTGCCGGCGACAAGGTCTACGCGCCGCGCGGCACGCTGTTTTTCGCGTCGACCGCGCGTTTTCACGAGCTGTTCGACCCGCT
Above is a genomic segment from Paraburkholderia aromaticivorans containing:
- a CDS encoding IS256 family transposase, producing MPMKKKRTAASQAAARGPLPELPDELMDQLVKGPMSPGDVQDLMLAFNKAIIERAMGAEMNLHLGYPSGQVKPLGQVNERNGASGKTVMTDRGPVRVEIPRDRDGSFEPILIPKHERRFTGFDERIIAMYARGMSVREIRAFLAESYGTEVSPDFISSVTDEVMAEAFAWQSRPLETMYPVVFFDALRVKIRDGGMVSNKAVYLALGIQADGQRDVLGLWIEQTEGAKFWLKVFNELKTRGCQDILIAVVDGLKGLPEAIAAVYPRATVQTCIVHLIRNSLEFANYKDRKALAQALRPIYAAASAEAAEQALRDFAEGPWGAKYPMIVQCWQRAWEHVIPFFVFPPDIRRVVYTTNAIESLNMQLRKIIKTRGHFPNDEAAVKLLWLALRNMLAKSVRSTFDWKSAMNQFAILFGERFTQAR
- a CDS encoding FAD-binding oxidoreductase translates to MVNVSSSAVDELKSAIRGQVLLPGDPTFEQARSIWNAMIDRHPAIIVRCAGVADVRQGVAFARENGLPLAIRGGGHNIGGSALCDDGVVLDLSQMKSVRIDPTARRAYVEPGATLHDFDHEAQAFGLATPLGINSTTGVAGLTLGGGFGWLSRRYGMTVDNLISADVVTSEGELLNASAGSHEDLFWAIRGGGGNFGVVTRFEFALHPVGPLVYGGLVVLPLTQARDALLKYRAANAGMPEELSVWAVLRLAPPLPFLPPEVHGKPVIVFAMCYTGPVENGPSAVEFVRAFGTPVGEHLGPMPYIAWQQAFDPLLTPGARNYWKSHNLSEIKDGLIDALLDAIDNLPSPQCEIFFGQIGAQTQRVPVEATAYSSRNTLYAMNVHGRWDNASDDERCITWARAFFDAAAPFALGSVYVNFMTEEEGGRVAEAYGPNYERLVTVKNRYDPRNLFRCNQNIRPSA
- a CDS encoding BPSL1445 family SYLF domain-containing lipoprotein, whose protein sequence is MRRRQFIMTSSAALASVGLGLAGCTTTSPSSSASPAANAGKRDTINAGIDSTLSRLYANVTGSRELVAKARGVLVFPSVISAGFWVGGQYGEGALRVAGRTAGYYSTVAGSFGLQIGAQSKALVFLFMTQEALDKFLGSQGWAAGADATVAVLKVGANGAVDTSTATSPIEAFVLTNGGLMAGVSLEGTKVSRLMI
- a CDS encoding SulP family inorganic anion transporter, with translation MNTARPTHGWLATFAGIKSNVLAGLTSSFALVPECIAFALVAHLNPLMGLYGAFFICTITAVFGGRPGMISGAAGSMAVVIVALVAQHGAQYLLATVILGGILMVLFGALRLGKLIRMVPHPVMLGFVNGLAIVIATAQLAHFRQSTPQGEQWLQGNALLMMSGLVALTMAIVYLLPRLTRAAPPALVAIVGVGLFTQMLHLPTRTLGDMAHIAGGLPDLRMPNVPLNLETLHVVLPYAVLMAIVGLLETLLTFNLSDEITETRGQPNRECLALGAANIASGLFGGMGGCAMIGQTMINLNSGGRSRLSGIVSGVMILMYILFLSPLIERIPLAALVGVMFVVAQQTFAWGSLRVLGKVPRNDALVIVAVTIITVFSDLAIAVLCGIVIAALNFAWQHAREIHAHVEDRAGDKVYAPRGTLFFASTARFHELFDPLQDPEHVTIDCRDLLLADHCALAALQGLVERYRKAGKALRMKNLSERNQRLLSRAGIALT